ACGCCTGGAGACGGCACCGTAGCCGTCCATCGCTCCCAGATCAGTAGGCTCGTTGCGGCGATCAAGACCACGGTGGCAACCGCTACCAGGACGTGAATGGCGCCGAGCCACGGCGGATTGAGCCGCAGCACGATGAGTCCACCGAGGGCCACTTGAAGGCCGAGGGCGCCGGCGGCGTAGCGGGACATGCGCCGTGCCTCGGCGAGATCCGGGCGCCTCGCGAGCGTGATCAGGACCGCGGTGAAAAGAACCAGCGTCGAGGCCGCCGTCGCGCGATGATGCTGCTCGTAGAAGACGTTCCCCGGCCACTCCGAGGCCAGCAACCGGCCGTAGGACAGAGGCCAGTCCGGTACCGAGAGCGTCGCCTGGTAGGCGTTGACCTGAGCGCCGGCGATCAGCAGGTAGAAGGCGCTACCCGCAGCCAGAAACGAAAGGGCACGGATCGTCTTCAGATCTCGAGCTTACCGGCTTCGACGACGGTGTGGTCATCGATGCTGAGTGTCGAGCCGTCGACATGCAGGCTCATCGCGCCATCCGAATCGTTGCTGCCACCGGCCCAGCCGTTGTTGCCCAGGCCGAGCGTCACCATGCCGCCCATCTCCCAGGATTTGTAGGTCGATCCTGTCGGAGTACGGCTTTCGGAGTTCATTCCGAGATCGACGATCGAGAGCTCCCGGAGAGAATCGCTCGATGAGGCGAAGTACCCCTGCAGCATCTCCTGGTTGGTGTCGGCGGAGAGCTGAGTTACCCGTCCATCCTCGAAAGTCAGCTCGAGGTTCCTCACGGCGAGCCCGCGAAACTGAGTCCAGGGCACGACCAGCATGCCGTTGGCGCTTCCTGCTTTGACGCAGGCATAGGCCTCTCCCGCCGGGAGCCAGGTGTTGGCGGCGCCGTTTGGCGAGACCACGTCCGAGGTTCGGCCGGCGTTGATCCGGGCGGGCTCGCCGCCGATCGCGAAACTGAGGTCGGTGCCGGCCTCCGAGGTCATCTTGACCATCGCTCCTTCTTTCAACATTGCGGCTACGGAGCTGGCCTTGGTGGCCAACTCGGCAGGCGGAACCGCGATCGCTTTCCAGAAGATCTCGTTGATCTCCTCGTAGTCTGCATCCACGGATTCGGCATAGGCCGCCGTAGGAATGCCGCCGGTTTGTCCGAGCGTCGCGCTCCGGAAACGGGCGTTGTTGAGCGCGCGTGTCAGCGGCACACCCGCCTTGCGGGCGGCGGCGAGGCGTTCTTCGGGAGCGTCGGAGAACAGGCTCGGGTCCTGGACCGAGCCGACGTTGATGAACACATCGGCCATCTTCGTCATCAGGAGATTGGCCGTGGGCAGCTGCTCCAGGTGCTCCATGGGAGTCTCCATCAGCGCGCGCTTGTTGGCCTTCGGGATATTGAGAGTGATCAGGGGCTGGCCGCCGGCTTTGGACACCGAGACCTGAATCGCCTCCATGAGCTCGACTTCGTTGACGCCGCCGGCGATGACGACGATCTCGCCGGGCCGAACCGCGGCCGATTGATTGACGAGGTTGTCGGCGATCGCGTCGTAGTCGGTTTCAGCGACGCCCGCCGCCGGGGCGAGCGTCATCAGCATGGTCAGGACCGTCGCTAGTAGAGCCTTGCGCATGAGTCTCCTTTCGAGGTGACGAAGAGCAGCGAGTTCGGTCGGCGGCACCTCCAAGCACCGCCGGCTGGCCGAACCTCGTCGTCGAAGTCCGTGCATCGTAACACGGCGTACTCTCGGCCAAGAAGGAGGCTATTGGCCTTCGCTGAGCCCCTCTCATCGTCGAGACGGGTGTAGTCGCAGCCGGTGGTACGATTCGCGGCGTCGACAAGAACCGCACCTCGGAGGCCAACCATGCGAAGCAGATTATTCCGGCTCACTCGATTCGTTTGCCTACTTCTTACCGCGCCGGCGATCTCGGTGGCGGTGCCCCAGATCGCTGCCGCGTCGAGCTGGCCCGGCCTTCGCGGACCCAGTCATGACGGCGCCGTGCGCGATGTCCGGCTCTTCGAAGGCGAGTCGGCCGCTCTCTCGGTCGCATGGCAGCGGGAGCTCGGGTCCGGCTATCCGGTGGTCGCCGTCGACGGTGAGCGGCTGGTGACCGGTTTTCAGAGCGGCGCGAAAGACGTCATCGCGGCGTTCGATTCCGAATCCGGCGACGAGCTCTGGCGCTACGAGATGGGGGAGGGCTACGCGGGGCATACCGGCTCGCACGACGGTCCGATCGCCACACCGGTGCTTGCTGGCGGGCGTGTTTTCGGTCTCGGACCGCGCGGCCATCTGTTTGCGCTCGACGCCGCGACTGGAGCGTCGGTGTGGACCAAGAACCTAGCCGATGACCTCGAGGCCGAGGCTCCGTTCTACGGCTTTGGCGCCTCGCCGGTCGTGGTCGGCGCCACGCTGGTCGTGCAGCTCGGTGCCGGCGAGGGTAAGTCGATCGGTGGCTTCGATGTCGCCAGCGGCGAGCTACTCTGGAGTACCGGTGACGACACGGTCGAGTACAACACGCCGATCGTCGCCACGCTCGGCGGGCGCAGTCAGGTGGTCGCCGCGGGCACCAAGCACCTGCGCGGCCTCGATCCGTCGTCAGGTGCGGTGCTCTGGAGTCACGAGCACGGCGGCGACGAGCGTGCCATGGGTGGCGCGACCATCATCCCGGTACCCGCGGGTGAGAACCGCCTCCTGCTGCTCAATCAGCAGCCGGAGTCCTCCATGCTCGAGGTCAGCGCGCAAGGAGGCGCCTGGCAAGTCAGCGAAGTCTGGAAGAGCCAAGCGATCAAGGGCACCTACGTACAACCGGTCTACCATGACGGCTACCTCTACGGCATGAACGGCAAGATCTTCACCTGTGTCGACGCCGCAACCGGCGCGATCCAGTGGAGAAGTCGCGAGCCCGGCGACGGCTTTCCGACGCTGGTCGGCGATCATCTCGTGATCATGACCAAGCCCGGAGTGCTACGGGTCGCCGACGCTTCGCCGGAGGGTTACAAAGAGCTCGCCAGTGTCGCGCTGTTCGATCAAGTCTCCTGGAGCGCTCCGGCCTTTGCCGGCGGGCACCTCTATCTGCGCAGCATGAGCTCGCTCGCACGAGTGGACCCGGTCGGCGAGCCGGCCGCTGTTGCGGAGGTGTCGCCGGCGATGAGCTCGACCCGCTTCGCCGGTCTTCTCGCCGATCTCGGTGAGCGCGGGAGTGCCGAAGAGAAGAGTGCTCGGATAGACGCCTTCCTCGCCGCGAGCTCGGTTCCGGTGATCGAAGACACGGGGGCCGTGCACTTTCTCTATCGAGGCGAGGCCGAGGACGTCGGCATCGTCGGAGATATGGTCGGTTTCCGCCGCGAGGATCCGATGACCCGCGTGCCCGGCACCGATCTTTTCTACTACTCGACGCGCCTCGAGCCGGACGCCGCGGTTCACTATGGCTTTCTGGTCGACTACGGCGAGCCCACCGCGGACCCGCTCAACCCGAATGAAGGTGAGGGCCTGTTCGGTGAGGTGTCCTTCGTCGCCATGCCCGCATACCGCGCTCCCGACTTCTCCGAGGCCGCCGCGGACGACCGCCGGGGCCGTCTCGAGGAAATCAGTTGGGAGAGCGAGGCGATGGAAGGCCAGACGCGCAAAGCCACGGTCTATCTGCCCGCGGGCTACGACGCCGATGGCGATACTCGCTACCCGACACTCTATGTGCACGATGGCCAGGAGGCGCTCGAGAAGGGGCATTTCAAGAACGTCCTCGATCATCTCGCCGGTGACTCGATAGCCCCTGTCATCGTGGTGTTCGTGACGCCGGCCGATCCCGAGAACAGTCGGCGCGAATTTCGCAATCCCGCCTATGTCGAGATGTTCGGAAAAGAGCTGGTGTCGCTCATAGACGAGCGCTATCTGACCCTCAATCATGCGATGGCGCGCGCCAGCGCCGGCACCGGCAGCGGAGCGGACTTCTCCTTCCGGGTCGCTTTCGAAGCCCCTGATCAGTTCGCAAGAGTGGGAGCGATCTGGCCGACGCTCTTCGCGTTCGGCAGCGAGCCACCCAGAGCCGAAGACCACCCTTTGGTCATCTACCAGAGGTGGGGCTCCTACCACCTGCGCTCTCCGCACGAGAACTTCGACTCCGCGGCCTCCAACCGCGAGTTTCAGCAGCGGCTTCGCGACCTCGGACACCGGCCGGCCGGCGGAGAGGTGCCCGAAGGCGTCGGTTGGAACAACTTTCGGGGCTACGTCGATGACATGCTGCGGGCTCTGTTTCCCTTGGGATAGGATTTCCGCCGGTATTTGCCGGATCGGAATCGGCACTGTTAACGTCCCGATAGGGTGAAACAGAAGATCGTCACGGTTGGCGTTAGCGAGGAGCTTCGGGAAGGTCTCTCCCGCAAGGTAGACCGGCGAGCGGTCGGGATCCTGAGCGTTCCGTCTGGAGTATCCGCCTGTGCGTTGCACGAGACACTCGGTGTCGATCTTCTGGTCGTCGCGGTCCCGCTCGAGGATATGCCCTTCGATGAGCTCGTCGAGTCCTTGGGTTCCTTTGGCCTTCCCCGTATGGTGGTTATTGCCGGCGAAGACGACTACAGAACCCTGTCACTACGCGAGTCGGACCGGCTGACCGTGCTGCCGGCGAGGCTCTCGGCTTCCGATCTGAGTAGGTTGTGTACTCAGTTCGTCCGCGCGTCGCCCAGGGCCGGCCAGCGCATCATGGCGAGGCTCGAGGTGCAGATGGGTGACACCAGCAGGCTCCGCATGGTCCAGACGCGCGATATCTCGGCGACCGGCATGAAGGTGATGACCGGCGAGCTCCTGCCGATCGCGACCTGGGTCAAGTTCTCCTTCAACTGGCCTGGGGATCCGGATGCAGTCACTGGTGACGCCGAGGTGGTTCGGCACACCTCCCTGGAAAAGGAAGGCATCCGGGGAATGGGCATTCGTTTCACTGCCTTCGACGGTAAAGGCGGGCGCCGGCTGCGCGAGCACATCCGCCAAAGCGTCGATTGGCAAGAGCGCGACTGAGCCTTAGGTCTGCCAGGCTGCCGGGGGAGGCAAGACGGTCGAGCTTCGTGTCGACCGAGGAAGAGGGCGAGGCCGATGGCCCCGCCCCTCGCTCGATCTGATGCCGCTAGGGCGTTTCCATCATGACTTCCCAGAGATAGTCCTGGTGCGAGTGGCAGGTGGTACTGAACTCGGCCATCACGTCGGGGTGGTTTTCAACGAGCTCGTTGATTACTGCTTCGCGCGCTTTGGTAATACTGCCGAAGTCCTTCGCGGTCTGGGAGGCCAGGCGACGATACTTGCCGCCGATGACGTGCTCGAACCAGGCCCAGGAGGCTAGATTCCCGGCCTCGACCTGCGCGTCCCAGAGGGGGCCGATCTTCTCCCGAATCATGTCGTCGAGATCCGACTCCTTGGACATGTCGCAGACCCAGTAGGCGGAGAACGCGACGTCACCCCGCTGCTCGGTGATCTCGCCGGCATCTTCGCTCGATCCGGCGACCCAGCGCCAGATGTAGTCATCGTGGGACGGGCAGAGTTGCTGCAGCCGGTTGGCTCCGAGCGGGTCGGCCTCGCCCACTTTGGTGTTGAGCGTGTTGCTCGCTTCGAGAACCTCGTCGATCGTCGGCGCGATCAGGTAGACCACGCGCCGCCACTTGCCGCCTACCGCGTGGGCCATCCAGCCCCAGCCCGTGATCGTGCCGTCCTCGACGCCCTGGTCGTACACGGGCTTGAAGACGTGCTTCATGATGTGGTCGGCCTGCTCCTGCGTGCTGGTGTCGCATTCGTAGTAGATGCCGTAGGCGTAAGGCCGCGGCGCTTCCTCTTCGTGGGAGTCCGCGACAGCGATCGCGGGCAGAGCCGCCATCGTCACCACGGCTGCCAGGACCGTCGGAATCAATCGTCGAATCGGGTGCATAGAATCCTTTCGTTCTGGCGACCCCCTCCCCGGAGACCGCCGGTGAAACCCATTCCCTCGTTGTTTCAGAGCCCCGCGAGTATAGCAGTTGCGTCTTCCGTGGCCGAGGTTTCTCCGCCCTCAGTGAAGGGCCCGGATGAAGCCTCGACCAGACCTAGCTCAGGGCGACGCCGTGCCGCTGCAACCAGGTTCTGCGTTCGGGATAATCCGGCAGCATGGAGCCCACCAGCTTCCAGAACCTCTTGCCATGGTTGCGCTCGATCAGATGGCAGAGCTCGTGAACGACCACGTATTCGAAGACCGGTTTGGGCGCGGCGATCAAGCGCCAGTTGAGCGATATCACGCCGCGGGCCGAGCAG
This sequence is a window from bacterium. Protein-coding genes within it:
- a CDS encoding aminopeptidase, giving the protein MRKALLATVLTMLMTLAPAAGVAETDYDAIADNLVNQSAAVRPGEIVVIAGGVNEVELMEAIQVSVSKAGGQPLITLNIPKANKRALMETPMEHLEQLPTANLLMTKMADVFINVGSVQDPSLFSDAPEERLAAARKAGVPLTRALNNARFRSATLGQTGGIPTAAYAESVDADYEEINEIFWKAIAVPPAELATKASSVAAMLKEGAMVKMTSEAGTDLSFAIGGEPARINAGRTSDVVSPNGAANTWLPAGEAYACVKAGSANGMLVVPWTQFRGLAVRNLELTFEDGRVTQLSADTNQEMLQGYFASSSDSLRELSIVDLGMNSESRTPTGSTYKSWEMGGMVTLGLGNNGWAGGSNDSDGAMSLHVDGSTLSIDDHTVVEAGKLEI
- a CDS encoding PQQ-binding-like beta-propeller repeat protein is translated as MRSRLFRLTRFVCLLLTAPAISVAVPQIAAASSWPGLRGPSHDGAVRDVRLFEGESAALSVAWQRELGSGYPVVAVDGERLVTGFQSGAKDVIAAFDSESGDELWRYEMGEGYAGHTGSHDGPIATPVLAGGRVFGLGPRGHLFALDAATGASVWTKNLADDLEAEAPFYGFGASPVVVGATLVVQLGAGEGKSIGGFDVASGELLWSTGDDTVEYNTPIVATLGGRSQVVAAGTKHLRGLDPSSGAVLWSHEHGGDERAMGGATIIPVPAGENRLLLLNQQPESSMLEVSAQGGAWQVSEVWKSQAIKGTYVQPVYHDGYLYGMNGKIFTCVDAATGAIQWRSREPGDGFPTLVGDHLVIMTKPGVLRVADASPEGYKELASVALFDQVSWSAPAFAGGHLYLRSMSSLARVDPVGEPAAVAEVSPAMSSTRFAGLLADLGERGSAEEKSARIDAFLAASSVPVIEDTGAVHFLYRGEAEDVGIVGDMVGFRREDPMTRVPGTDLFYYSTRLEPDAAVHYGFLVDYGEPTADPLNPNEGEGLFGEVSFVAMPAYRAPDFSEAAADDRRGRLEEISWESEAMEGQTRKATVYLPAGYDADGDTRYPTLYVHDGQEALEKGHFKNVLDHLAGDSIAPVIVVFVTPADPENSRREFRNPAYVEMFGKELVSLIDERYLTLNHAMARASAGTGSGADFSFRVAFEAPDQFARVGAIWPTLFAFGSEPPRAEDHPLVIYQRWGSYHLRSPHENFDSAASNREFQQRLRDLGHRPAGGEVPEGVGWNNFRGYVDDMLRALFPLG